The Candidatus Neomarinimicrobiota bacterium nucleotide sequence CTCAACTTCGCCGGAGAATCTTTCGTTTGTGCGCCGGACGGAAGCGTGATTGCTTCCGCGCCGGGTGGAGTTGAGGCAATGCTTTACGCCGATCTCGATTTCGAGCTGCTTGACAAGTCTCATGCCTCAAAATATTTTTTAAAGGACAGACGTCCCGGAAGTTACAGCGATATAAGCTGAGGTTATTTCAGTTAGATACAGTGTCCGGATTTGCTCCGGAATCATTCGTTTTCACGATGCGGAACCGTTTGGATTTGAGTATTTTCCCATCAGCCGAAACGACGTCCACCCGCCATTCTCCCGTCCAGTCTTTTTGAATAGACTTGGTTGACCATGTCCTCCACCTGTAACCTCGCACGTTCAACTTTACTTCGGCGCGCCGGTTTTCACCATGATACCAGACATGGCTGATGGTCGTGAAATCACCCATCCCCCTTATCTCAGTGAAACAGTAGAGCGTTCCGACGCTGTCGGCGAAGACGTCAGATTCACCAACCGGCTGACGGTTTTCCACCGATGTGCTGACTGTGATTCGTTCAATTTTTAAGATGCTTTGCGCTTTGATCTCACCCAGGAAAAGAAAAATGAAAGACGACGGCAAAAAGATATATTTAGTTAAAATAATTCCCAACATGGTCTTCATAATAATCTAACATCTTAATTCAGATTTGCAATAAGCTTGAGCTCTTCCGCCTCCGGAATCTTCTCGAATATCCACGAAGCCCCGGCGGACTTAAGTTTCTTCCTTTCTTCTTCACCGTTTTTGCGTGCAACTCCAATCGCCATGTAATTGTTGTGCACCGCACACCGCATGTCATGGATGGTATCTCCCACCACGAACACTTCGTTTTGATCGAATTTTTGCCGCCACATCTCCTCCGCTCTTGATACCGCGATTGGAGGAAGCGCGTTCCGGTCGGAGTTGTCGCTCGCATATGCACCAATCCGGAAA carries:
- a CDS encoding DUF2914 domain-containing protein translates to MKTMLGIILTKYIFLPSSFIFLFLGEIKAQSILKIERITVSTSVENRQPVGESDVFADSVGTLYCFTEIRGMGDFTTISHVWYHGENRRAEVKLNVRGYRWRTWSTKSIQKDWTGEWRVDVVSADGKILKSKRFRIVKTNDSGANPDTVSN